The Candidatus Dadabacteria bacterium genomic interval AGCCTCCCGGCGAAAGGGCAACAGACTTGCCCGCCGGAATCTCAATCAAAGCAACCTTCTTCATTGCCATCGAATCTTCCCTCATCTCAGTAACGTGAAGGGAGGACGAAGCGGAGCAGCTGCAGCTCACTTCCAAAAGTTCGTCTCCCGCGGCGGCGGGGTTCTCAATAACCATGTAGGCCGCGGTCACGGAAGCGCCCGGGGGATTTTGTCTTACCCACGGATCCTTGACGGAAATCTCCCCCTTGCTCCAAGCCAGGGGAGCGACAAGCAGGAAAACAGC includes:
- a CDS encoding copper chaperone PCu(A)C, with the protein product MNVKKALIVLAVFLLVAPLAWSKGEISVKDPWVRQNPPGASVTAAYMVIENPAAAGDELLEVSCSCSASSSLHVTEMREDSMAMKKVALIEIPAGKSVALSPGGYHVMLEGLSGDIEESVILELKFRSGARISVTAPVLDPPEATRRGHHHH